One window from the genome of Bradyrhizobium xenonodulans encodes:
- a CDS encoding DUF6468 domain-containing protein codes for MNHSLGMAIETLVAILLMLTIVYCVMLNKRLTRLKADEHSLKAVIGELITATEIAERAIGGLKLAVRDVNENLGSQLAAATQMSDQLYKQLGEADSVVRRLSKIAIAARPVTSPETVAPPTAKPSSAKAVAAAAEAFSERRRSNGLAA; via the coding sequence ATGAACCACTCCCTGGGAATGGCGATCGAGACGCTGGTGGCTATCCTGCTGATGCTGACGATCGTCTACTGCGTCATGCTCAACAAGCGGCTGACGCGGCTGAAGGCGGACGAGCATTCGCTGAAGGCGGTGATCGGCGAGCTGATCACCGCGACCGAGATCGCCGAGCGGGCGATCGGCGGGCTGAAGCTCGCCGTGCGCGACGTCAACGAGAACCTCGGCAGCCAGCTCGCCGCGGCGACGCAGATGTCGGACCAGCTCTACAAGCAGCTCGGCGAAGCCGACAGCGTGGTGCGGCGCCTGTCCAAGATCGCGATCGCCGCGCGCCCCGTGACGAGCCCGGAAACGGTTGCGCCGCCGACGGCCAAGCCTTCATCGGCGAAGGCGGTGGCGGCTGCGGCCGAAGCCTTCTCCGAGCGCCGACGATCCAACGGTCTTGCCGCATAA
- the fliP gene encoding flagellar type III secretion system pore protein FliP (The bacterial flagellar biogenesis protein FliP forms a type III secretion system (T3SS)-type pore required for flagellar assembly.) encodes MRLPALPRRVLFLSVLIAAASLASLAFAPVAHAQDISINLGGAQGGGGVTERAIQLIALLTVLSIAPSILIMMTSFTRIVVVLSLLRTAMGTATAPPNSVIIALAMFLTFFVMGPVLQKSYDDGIRPLVANQLSVEDALQRASVPLRGFMQKNVREKDLKLFLDLSGEPPPATPDELALRILVPAFMISELKRAFEIGFLLFLPFLIIDLVVASVLMSMGMMMLPPATISLPFKLIFFVLVDGWSLVAGSLVQSYGGG; translated from the coding sequence GTGAGGCTGCCGGCCCTCCCGCGTAGAGTTCTTTTTCTTTCTGTCCTGATCGCCGCGGCTTCGCTCGCGAGCCTTGCGTTCGCCCCGGTTGCGCATGCGCAGGACATCAGCATCAATCTCGGCGGCGCTCAGGGTGGCGGCGGCGTCACCGAGCGCGCGATCCAGCTCATCGCGCTGCTCACGGTGCTGTCGATCGCGCCGTCGATCCTGATCATGATGACCTCGTTCACGCGCATCGTGGTCGTGCTGTCGCTGCTGCGCACCGCGATGGGCACGGCGACCGCGCCGCCGAACTCGGTGATCATTGCGCTCGCGATGTTCCTCACCTTCTTCGTGATGGGGCCCGTCCTGCAAAAATCCTACGACGACGGCATCCGCCCGCTCGTCGCCAACCAGCTCAGTGTCGAGGACGCGCTCCAGCGCGCCTCGGTGCCCTTGCGCGGCTTCATGCAGAAGAACGTGCGCGAGAAGGACCTCAAGCTGTTCCTGGATCTCTCCGGCGAGCCGCCGCCGGCCACCCCCGACGAACTGGCACTTCGCATCCTCGTCCCTGCCTTCATGATCTCCGAGCTGAAGCGCGCCTTCGAGATCGGCTTCCTGCTGTTCCTGCCCTTCCTGATCATCGACCTCGTCGTCGCATCCGTGCTGATGTCGATGGGCATGATGATGCTGCCGCCGGCCACGATCTCGCTGCCGTTCAAGCTGATCTTCTTCGTGCTGGTCGACGGCTGGTCGCTGGTGGCGGGGAGCCTGGTGCAGAGCTACGGGGGAGGATGA
- a CDS encoding tetratricopeptide repeat protein — protein sequence MAREAADGLWSRARALALGLSRHVRKARLAAACLLIGFTAPAHSADAIRGEATFSAGGGFARLVIRLGEDVPSEVTTAGSILIIRFDRAVDVPVDRVPEGAPDYVNSARRDPDGGAIRLSLARRVTVNTMNAGERTFIDLLPEGWKGPPPSLPMDVVKELAERARVAERALRAQRAAAETRKRPQIRVRASVQPTFVRFVFEMPDGVGVSSVLNEQKLTLAFNAGLNFDLADAVVAAPPNVASIKQKADIDQTSVEIALIGDSDVHSFRDDKNYVVDISFQPDKGKIAATAESVIAQAKPAAGHGPAPEKPATEKPKEVHREIAPPTSETIAREAKIEVKPEVKPEAPGAMPAVEAPKPAPAPAAEAPHAAEALKEGPKPAEAAAPAAPVKPMTPAVVEAPKGGVTEAAKEPVKAAPAEVPAAPQPTVASVDVRRDSDGLRVMFPLQVSTPAAAFRRGDTVWLVFDTPKPIDVEAIRARGGAMIGEVGRMPLDKGQAVRIRLTRPLVYSLSSEEVGKETNWLLTLADKIPATPLPLMMSRNITDPALANIAIPFANPGLLHKLTDPDAGDMLYVVTGQRPVRGFIKRQDLVDLSLLESAHGIAIRPNSDEVGVEVGSDKVILGKKGGLTLSPVDISAERAPTAVRPVFSPEGWRKGQSENFMARQSELITAISTVDPAQRSLPRLDLAQFYMSRAMYHEAKAVTELMLSDPLNKEESGALIMHAIASILVGRPAQGLKDLANPVIGNSHDSQLWKALAYARQGKWADAREKFKNVEFAIASLPIDIQRIVTMEAMRASLEVKDYAGASKRRGEIEVVGISPEAAPGFAVLRGRLAEALGHDKDALDDYKFAVASNDRQAAAEAKQLEVALRQKRDEIGKEDALRELETLSMTWRGDSIEVKTLQMLSKIYAENGRYRDALAAARTATRLQPNAEASRQAQDLASDLFTQIFLGPKGDELPPVEALGMFYEFRELTPIGRRGDELIRRLADRLASIDLLDQAAELLQYQVDHRLEGAARAQVAARLSMIYLANRKPDMAISALRASRISDLSGELRQQRLLLEARAQSDVGRHDLALDIVSNVSGREVLRLRSDIFWAARRWRESAEQIELYYGDRFRDFKPLNAVEKSDIIRAAVGYALADDSIGLSRFREKYAPLMSESADRLAFDIASKPAASSSAEFAEIAKLAASVDTLDGFLREMKQRFPDATARAPASPQAKDESDHTGSLPKIPAVRQIKMTR from the coding sequence ATGGCGCGAGAGGCTGCCGATGGATTGTGGTCGCGAGCCCGCGCTTTGGCGCTGGGGCTGTCGCGTCATGTCCGGAAAGCGCGCCTTGCGGCGGCCTGCCTCCTGATCGGCTTTACCGCGCCTGCCCATTCCGCCGATGCCATCCGGGGCGAGGCGACCTTCTCGGCCGGCGGCGGCTTTGCCCGTCTGGTGATCAGGCTCGGCGAGGATGTTCCTTCCGAGGTGACGACGGCCGGCTCGATTCTCATCATCCGCTTCGACCGGGCGGTCGACGTTCCCGTCGACCGCGTCCCGGAAGGCGCGCCCGACTACGTCAATTCGGCCCGCCGCGATCCCGATGGCGGCGCCATCCGCCTGTCATTGGCGCGGCGCGTCACCGTCAACACCATGAATGCCGGCGAGCGCACCTTCATCGACCTGTTGCCGGAGGGCTGGAAGGGGCCTCCGCCGAGCCTGCCGATGGACGTGGTCAAGGAGCTGGCCGAGCGCGCGCGTGTCGCCGAACGCGCACTTCGCGCCCAGCGTGCCGCGGCCGAGACCAGGAAGCGTCCGCAGATCCGCGTGCGCGCCTCGGTGCAACCGACCTTCGTGCGCTTCGTGTTCGAGATGCCCGACGGCGTCGGCGTCTCCTCCGTGCTCAACGAGCAGAAGCTCACGCTCGCCTTCAACGCGGGCCTCAATTTCGATCTGGCGGACGCCGTCGTCGCCGCGCCCCCGAACGTCGCCTCGATCAAGCAGAAGGCCGACATCGACCAGACCAGCGTCGAGATCGCGCTGATCGGCGATTCCGACGTGCATTCCTTCCGCGACGACAAGAATTACGTCGTCGACATCTCCTTCCAGCCCGACAAGGGCAAGATCGCCGCAACGGCCGAGTCCGTGATTGCGCAGGCCAAGCCTGCTGCCGGTCATGGCCCGGCCCCGGAGAAGCCCGCGACCGAGAAGCCGAAGGAAGTCCATCGCGAGATCGCGCCGCCCACGTCGGAGACGATCGCGCGCGAAGCCAAAATCGAGGTGAAGCCCGAGGTGAAGCCGGAAGCGCCGGGGGCGATGCCGGCCGTCGAAGCACCGAAGCCTGCGCCGGCTCCCGCGGCCGAAGCTCCGCATGCTGCGGAAGCGCTCAAGGAAGGCCCCAAGCCCGCGGAGGCCGCGGCGCCGGCCGCGCCCGTCAAGCCGATGACGCCTGCCGTCGTCGAAGCGCCCAAGGGGGGCGTGACGGAGGCTGCGAAGGAGCCGGTCAAGGCTGCGCCTGCCGAGGTGCCGGCCGCGCCCCAGCCCACTGTGGCCAGCGTCGATGTCCGCCGCGACAGCGACGGCCTGCGTGTGATGTTCCCGCTTCAGGTCTCAACGCCCGCGGCGGCGTTCCGCCGCGGCGACACGGTGTGGCTGGTGTTCGATACGCCGAAGCCGATCGACGTCGAGGCGATCCGCGCCAGGGGCGGCGCGATGATCGGCGAGGTCGGCCGCATGCCGCTCGACAAGGGGCAGGCGGTGCGCATTCGTCTCACCCGGCCGCTGGTCTACTCGCTGTCGAGCGAGGAGGTCGGCAAGGAGACCAACTGGCTCTTGACGCTCGCCGACAAGATCCCGGCGACGCCGCTGCCGCTGATGATGTCGCGCAACATCACCGACCCCGCGCTCGCCAACATCGCGATTCCCTTCGCCAATCCGGGCCTGCTGCACAAGCTGACCGATCCCGATGCCGGCGACATGCTCTATGTCGTCACGGGCCAGCGGCCGGTCCGCGGCTTCATCAAGCGGCAGGATCTCGTCGATCTCTCGCTGCTGGAATCCGCGCACGGCATCGCGATCCGGCCGAACTCCGACGAGGTCGGCGTCGAGGTCGGATCCGACAAGGTCATTCTCGGCAAGAAGGGCGGGCTGACCCTGTCGCCGGTCGATATCTCGGCCGAGCGGGCGCCGACCGCGGTGCGGCCGGTCTTCAGTCCGGAAGGCTGGCGCAAGGGCCAGTCGGAAAACTTCATGGCGCGCCAGAGCGAGCTGATCACGGCGATCTCCACGGTCGATCCGGCGCAGCGCTCGCTGCCGCGGCTCGATCTCGCGCAGTTCTATATGTCGCGCGCCATGTATCACGAAGCCAAGGCCGTCACCGAATTGATGCTGAGCGATCCCCTCAACAAGGAGGAGAGCGGCGCGCTGATCATGCATGCGATCGCCAGCATCCTGGTCGGCCGTCCGGCGCAGGGCCTGAAGGACCTCGCCAATCCCGTGATCGGCAACAGCCACGATTCCCAGCTCTGGAAGGCGCTCGCCTATGCGCGCCAGGGCAAATGGGCGGACGCCCGCGAAAAATTCAAGAACGTCGAATTCGCGATCGCCTCGCTGCCGATCGACATCCAGCGCATCGTGACGATGGAGGCGATGCGCGCTTCGCTCGAGGTGAAGGATTATGCCGGCGCCTCCAAGCGGCGCGGCGAGATCGAGGTGGTCGGCATCTCGCCCGAGGCAGCGCCCGGCTTCGCCGTGCTGCGCGGCCGGCTCGCCGAGGCGCTCGGCCACGACAAGGACGCGCTCGACGATTACAAGTTCGCGGTCGCCTCCAACGATCGTCAGGCGGCGGCCGAGGCCAAGCAGCTCGAGGTGGCGCTGCGGCAGAAGCGCGACGAGATTGGCAAGGAAGACGCGCTGCGCGAGCTCGAGACGCTGTCGATGACCTGGCGGGGCGACTCGATCGAGGTCAAGACGCTCCAGATGCTGTCGAAGATCTACGCCGAGAACGGGCGTTACCGGGACGCGCTCGCGGCGGCGCGGACCGCGACCAGGCTCCAGCCGAACGCCGAGGCCTCGCGCCAGGCACAGGACCTCGCCTCCGACCTGTTCACGCAGATCTTCCTGGGGCCCAAGGGCGACGAGCTGCCGCCGGTCGAGGCGCTCGGCATGTTCTACGAGTTCCGCGAGCTGACGCCGATCGGCCGTCGCGGCGATGAGCTGATCCGGCGCCTTGCCGATCGTCTCGCCTCGATCGACCTGCTCGACCAGGCCGCCGAGCTGTTGCAATACCAGGTCGACCACCGCCTCGAAGGCGCCGCGCGCGCCCAGGTCGCCGCGCGCCTGTCCATGATCTATCTCGCCAACCGCAAGCCCGACATGGCGATCTCGGCGCTGCGCGCGAGCCGCATCAGCGATCTCTCCGGCGAGCTGCGGCAGCAGCGCCTGCTGCTCGAGGCGCGCGCGCAGAGCGACGTCGGCCGCCACGATCTCGCGCTCGACATCGTGTCCAACGTCTCCGGGCGCGAGGTGCTGCGCCTGCGTTCCGACATCTTCTGGGCGGCGCGGCGCTGGCGCGAATCCGCCGAGCAGATCGAGCTCTATTACGGCGACCGTTTCCGCGACTTCAAGCCGCTCAATGCGGTGGAGAAGAGCGACATCATCCGCGCCGCCGTCGGCTATGCGCTCGCCGACGACTCGATCGGCCTGTCGCGCTTCCGCGAGAAATACGCGCCGTTGATGAGCGAGAGCGCAGACCGTCTCGCCTTCGACATCGCCAGCAAGCCGGCGGCGTCCTCCAGCGCCGAATTCGCCGAGATCGCCAAGCTCGCCGCCAGCGTCGACACGCTCGACGGCTTCCTGCGCGAGATGAAGCAGCGCTTCCCCGATGCCACCGCCCGCGCGCCGGCCTCGCCGCAGGCCAAGGACGAGTCCGACCATACCGGCTCGCTGCCGAAGATTCCGGCCGTGCGGCAGATCAAGATGACGCGGTAG
- a CDS encoding MotE family protein, translating into MKSFRNIRVIPVVLVAVAGLATLKVAGLVINGGYVFDYKPSQAKKSWAQENLNFPTGREDPDITGSTHGAPKEAPKPAAPETKAEGTVVKIDEAQPQVSASERAILERLQARRQEIEARQREIDIRESLLKSAEKRIENKVEEMKAVETRISATQAEQKAAEAQRMKGLVTMYEGMKPKDAARVFDRLEMGVLIEIASQIAPRKMSDIMGVMSPEAAERLTVEMARRANGGGDQSASAGELPKIDGKPTQKPN; encoded by the coding sequence ATGAAGTCCTTTCGTAACATCCGCGTCATTCCGGTCGTCCTGGTCGCCGTCGCCGGCCTCGCCACGCTGAAGGTCGCTGGCCTCGTGATCAATGGCGGCTATGTGTTCGACTACAAGCCGAGCCAGGCCAAGAAGTCCTGGGCGCAGGAGAATTTGAACTTCCCGACCGGCCGCGAGGACCCCGATATCACGGGCTCGACCCATGGCGCGCCGAAGGAGGCGCCGAAGCCCGCCGCGCCCGAGACCAAGGCCGAGGGCACCGTGGTCAAGATCGACGAGGCCCAGCCGCAGGTCTCAGCCTCCGAGCGCGCGATCCTGGAACGCTTGCAGGCCCGTCGCCAGGAGATCGAGGCCCGCCAGCGCGAGATCGACATCCGCGAGAGCCTGTTGAAGTCGGCCGAGAAGCGCATCGAGAACAAGGTCGAGGAGATGAAGGCGGTGGAAACCCGCATCTCCGCGACGCAGGCCGAGCAGAAGGCCGCCGAGGCCCAGCGCATGAAGGGCCTCGTGACCATGTATGAGGGCATGAAGCCCAAGGACGCCGCGCGGGTGTTCGACCGGCTCGAGATGGGCGTGCTGATCGAGATCGCCTCCCAGATCGCGCCGCGAAAGATGTCGGACATCATGGGCGTGATGTCGCCGGAGGCCGCCGAGCGGCTGACGGTCGAGATGGCCCGCCGGGCCAATGGCGGCGGGGATCAGTCCGCCTCGGCCGGCGAACTGCCGAAGATCGACGGCAAGCCGACGCAAAAGCCGAATTGA